Proteins co-encoded in one Podarcis muralis chromosome 12, rPodMur119.hap1.1, whole genome shotgun sequence genomic window:
- the FIGNL1 gene encoding fidgetin-like protein 1 isoform X1 — protein sequence MQPSSPSSDDIHLSEWQMNHFAYTSDTSTPGQKADAYRAQILRIQYAWANSEISQVCAANLFKKYADKYSAILDSDNPEIGLNNCAENILTLARSHQNENDKWQSALTTANVMELKCVQEMMQNSEMFRSDKEATASVASGLPKLTHCSGDGKSVHRDGSSDCTSQELHILGRAPALKPHQFGMLSSAKARAAHSFLPVPINEVSDITSCVTPLFRDGESVFSSSLTLMSNSGLKQNSSSSTQSAFPSEMGNLGKRKAFLVSNEESSTTPSGFILNKPVNTEGKTFARSGSKNNENKASGFKTAKEQLWVDQQKKHQHQSERTPFPSSSSTKKTLGLSRSRGVFGKFVPPTPKQDGNENTETQCKSYGSTEVTCPTDERLKNIEPKMIELIMQEIMDHGPPVNWDDIAGVEFAKATIKEIIVWPMLRPDIFTGLRSPPKGILLFGPPGTGKTLIGKCIACQSGATFFSISASSLTSKWVGEGEKMVRALFAVARFQQPAVIFIDEIDSLLSQRADGEHESSRRIKTEFLVQLDGATTSSEDRILVVGATNRPQEIDEAARRRLVKRLYIPLPDTSARKQIVTCLMSKENCSLTEEEIDLIVKKSDGFSGADMTQLCREASLGPIRSLQSIDITTIAPEQVRSIVFQDFDSALKTVRPSVSSKDLELYDTWNQTFGCGR from the coding sequence ATGCAGCCCAGTAGCCCCAGCAGTGATGATATACACCTGAGTGAATGGCAGATGAATCACTTTGCTTATACCTCTGACACCTCTACACCAGGACAGAAGGCAGATGCATATCGTGCACAGATTTTACGCATTCAGTATGCATGGGCAAACTCTGAGATCTCCCAAGTTTGCGCTGCAAACCTGTTCAAAAAATATGCAGACAAATACTCTGCAATTCTTGACTCTGACAATCCAGAGATTGGCTTGAATAACTGTGCGGAAAACATTTTGACACTGGCAAGAAGTCATCAAAATGAAAATGACAAGTGGCAATCTGCTTTGACGACAGCTAATGTGATGGAACTGAAGTGTGTGCAAGAGATGATGCAGAATAGTGAAATGTTTCGGAGTGACAAGGAAGCCACCGCCTCTGTTGCTTCAGGTCTTCCTAAACTCACTCACTGCAGTGGTGATGGCAAATCTGTACATAGGGATGGCTCATCAGACTGTACAAGTCAGGAACTACATATCCTTGGCCGAGCCCCAGCTTTGAAACCTCATCAGTTTGGTATGCTTTCCTCAGCCAAGGCCAGAGCTGCACATTCTTTTTTGCCGGTGCCTATAAATGAAGTGTCCGACATTACCTCTTGTGTGACTCCATTGTTTAGAGATGGAGAATCCGTGTTTAGTAGTTCTCTGACACTCATGAGTAACTCTGGTTTGAAGCAGAATTCTTCATCTTCCACTCAGTCTGCTTTCCCTTCAGAGATGGGCAACCTGGGGAAAAGGAAAGCATTTCTTGTGTCGAATGAAGAAAGTAGCACTACACCTTCTGGTTTCATTCTTAATAAGCCAGTTAATACAGAAGGGAAGACCTTTGCACGGAGTGGAAGCAAAAACAATGAGAACAAAGCATCTGGTTTCAAAACTGCGAAAGAACAGCTCTGGGTGGACCAGCAGAAGAAGCACCAGCACCAATCAGAGCGTACACCATTCCCATCTAGCAGCAGCACAAAAAAGACTTTGGGTCTTTCAAGATCTCGGGGTGTATTCGGAAAGTTTGTCCCTCCAACGCCAAAACAAGACGGGAATGAAAACACAGAGACGCAGTGCAAATCTTACGGGTCTACAGAGGTGACTTGTCCAACGGATGAACGACTAAAGAATATAGAGCCAAAAATGATTGAACTTATTATGCAAGAGATCATGGATCATGGGCCTCCAGTGAATTGGGATGACATTGCTGGGGTCGAATTTGCAAAAGCAACTATCAAGGAGATAATAGTGTGGCCTATGTTGAGACCTGACATTTTCACTGGTTTAAGGAGTCCTCCGAAAGGAATTCTTCTGTTTGGTCCTCCTGGGACAGGGAAGACGCTCATTGGCAAATGTATTGCATGTCAGTCTGGGGCTACATTTTTTAGCATCAGTGCCTCTTCATTGACCTCCAAGTGGGTAGGTGAGGGAGAAAAGATGGTCCGTGCATTGTTTGCTGTTGCACGATTCCAGCAGCCAGCAGTAATCTTCATTGATGAAATTGATTCTCTCCTGTCCCAGCGCGCAGATGGGGAACACGAGTCTTCTAGAAGAATAAAAACTGAATTCTTGGTCCAGTTAGATGGAGCAACAACCTCTTCTGAAGACCGCATATTAGTTGTGGGAGCAACCAACCGGCCACAAGAAATTGATGAGGCTGCCCGAAGGAGACTGGTGAAGAGATTGTACATCCCACTTCCTGACACTTCGGCTAGAAAGCAGATAGTGACTTGTCTGATGTCAAAGGAAAATTGCTCCCTAACGGAGGAGGAAATTGATCTCATTGTTAAAAAATCAGATGGGTTTTCTGGAGCTGATATGACTCAGCTTTGTAGAGAGGCTTCTCTAGGCCCTATCCGCAGCCTTCAGTCTATTGATATTACAACCATTGCACCTGAGCAAGTACGATCTATAGTTTTTCAAGATTTTGACAGTGCTTTAAAAACTGTGCGCCCCAGTGTGTCCTCCAAAGATCTTGAATTGTATGATACTTGGAATCAAACATTTGGATGTGGGAGATAA